A window of Phyllobacterium sp. T1293 contains these coding sequences:
- the tolB gene encoding Tol-Pal system beta propeller repeat protein TolB: protein MNKMIRTVFSAFAVIIAIAALTTVPARADLKLDFSKGNVEPMPIAITDFLSGDQLGANITSVIAADLERSGLFAPIDKGAFIEKISNPDAAPRFEDWKVINAQALVTGRVTKQPDGRLKAEFRLWDTFAGQQLDGQQFFTSPDSWRRVAHIIADAIYQRLTGEKGYFDTRVVFVDESGTREKRVKRLAIMDQDGANVRYLTNGKDLVLTPRFSPSRQEITYMSFEGNKPQVYLLQLETGQRELVGNFPGMTIAPRFSSDGQKVVMSLLQDDGSANIYTMDVRSRTTTRLTSTSAIDTGASYSPDGSQVVFESDRGGRPQVYKMGADGSNPQRISFGDGSYSTPVWSPRGDLVAFTKQSGGQFSIGVMKTDGSGERILTSGYHDEGPTWAPNGRVLMFYRFPPGSNSPHLFTIDLTGRNLRQIQTPNLASDPAWSPLLE, encoded by the coding sequence ATGAATAAAATGATCCGGACAGTTTTTTCAGCTTTTGCTGTGATTATAGCGATCGCAGCATTAACTACCGTGCCCGCGCGAGCGGACCTGAAACTCGATTTTAGCAAGGGTAATGTTGAACCAATGCCCATAGCAATCACGGATTTCCTTTCCGGTGATCAGCTTGGTGCCAATATTACCAGTGTCATCGCGGCGGATCTGGAACGATCCGGTCTTTTTGCACCGATCGACAAGGGTGCCTTTATCGAAAAGATTTCCAACCCGGATGCGGCTCCGCGTTTTGAGGACTGGAAAGTCATCAATGCGCAGGCACTGGTGACCGGACGCGTTACCAAGCAGCCGGATGGCAGGCTCAAGGCTGAATTCCGTCTCTGGGATACATTTGCCGGTCAGCAGCTTGATGGGCAGCAGTTCTTTACCTCTCCTGACAGCTGGCGCCGTGTTGCCCATATTATCGCCGACGCTATCTATCAGCGTTTGACCGGTGAAAAGGGCTATTTCGATACGCGCGTCGTGTTTGTTGATGAATCCGGCACGCGGGAGAAGCGGGTCAAGCGTCTGGCGATCATGGATCAGGACGGTGCCAATGTGCGCTATCTGACCAATGGCAAGGATCTCGTTCTGACACCCCGCTTTTCGCCAAGCCGGCAGGAAATCACCTACATGTCCTTCGAAGGCAACAAGCCGCAGGTCTATCTGTTGCAGCTCGAAACCGGACAGCGCGAACTCGTCGGCAATTTCCCCGGCATGACGATTGCGCCGCGCTTTTCTTCCGATGGCCAGAAAGTTGTCATGAGCCTGCTGCAGGATGATGGCAGCGCGAACATCTACACCATGGACGTGCGTAGCCGCACGACAACACGTTTGACGAGTACGAGCGCTATTGATACCGGTGCATCCTATTCGCCGGATGGTAGTCAGGTTGTGTTTGAATCCGACCGTGGCGGCCGCCCGCAAGTCTACAAGATGGGGGCAGATGGCTCCAACCCGCAGCGCATTTCCTTTGGCGATGGTTCCTATTCCACGCCGGTCTGGTCACCGCGCGGCGATCTTGTCGCCTTTACCAAGCAGTCTGGCGGCCAGTTCTCCATTGGCGTCATGAAAACAGATGGTTCAGGTGAGCGTATCCTGACCAGCGGATACCATGATGAAGGTCCGACCTGGGCACCCAATGGCCGCGTTCTGATGTTCTACCGGTTCCCTCCCGGCTCAAACAGCCCGCATCTGTTCACGATCGATCTGACCGGGCGTAACCTGCGCCAGATCCAGACGCCGAACCTCGCTTCCGATCCGGCCTGGTCACCGCTGCTTGAGTGA
- the pal gene encoding peptidoglycan-associated lipoprotein Pal, which translates to MRRFEMIARSPVVVALFMALAIAGCAKKPINSAGDLGLNGAGSARPGSTQDFTVNVGDRIFFDVDSSVIRADAQQTLSKQAQWLQRYPNYAITVEGHADERGTREYNLALGQRRAAAARNFLASRGLPASRIKTISYGNERPVAVCDADSCWSQNRRAVTVLGGAGS; encoded by the coding sequence ATGCGCCGCTTCGAAATGATCGCCCGCAGTCCAGTTGTCGTCGCCCTTTTCATGGCTCTCGCTATTGCGGGCTGTGCGAAGAAACCTATCAATAGTGCCGGTGATCTTGGCCTCAACGGTGCCGGTAGCGCGCGGCCGGGCTCCACACAGGATTTCACGGTAAACGTTGGCGATCGCATTTTCTTCGATGTTGATTCCTCCGTTATCCGTGCCGATGCCCAGCAGACCCTTTCCAAGCAGGCTCAGTGGCTGCAGCGTTATCCTAACTACGCAATCACCGTTGAAGGCCATGCGGACGAACGCGGAACACGCGAATACAATCTGGCTCTTGGCCAGCGCCGTGCCGCTGCTGCGCGCAACTTCCTTGCTTCGCGCGGCCTTCCAGCTTCCCGCATCAAGACAATTTCCTACGGCAATGAGCGCCCGGTTGCAGTTTGCGATGCGGACTCCTGCTGGTCGCAGAACCGCCGTGCCGTTACCGTTCTCGGCGGCGCAGGCAGCTAA
- the ybgF gene encoding tol-pal system protein YbgF: MNKRLKRMVVAMAVLPFLAAGAAHASNFDGNFFPSAPKANVGTSNAPIQMAQAGDPRVSQLEEQIRQLTGKIEDLNFQLLQMQEQMRKVQEDNEFRFQELEKKGGGGKKTDAGGKGDRTIADAAPSRTTGEASPDASAYPAAPSRTSPSDSTDSAAIDPQANAPATAQPGEPPRELGQIEFDANGNVIGGSKNDTPASGANPNLASLPQTDDPNALYRQAYQLFLSGDYRNAEAAFRSHIERFPKDPSDPDARYWLGESLYGQERYQDAASVFIDNHKQFPDAKKSPENLLKLGMTLAKMQDHDVACATFATVSTRYPSLSAALKERVKNERAANKC; encoded by the coding sequence ATGAACAAACGACTGAAAAGAATGGTTGTGGCTATGGCGGTGCTGCCTTTTCTGGCGGCCGGCGCAGCCCATGCCTCGAACTTTGATGGCAACTTTTTCCCGTCGGCGCCAAAGGCAAATGTCGGAACGAGTAATGCGCCAATCCAGATGGCACAGGCGGGCGATCCGCGTGTCAGCCAGCTCGAGGAGCAGATCAGGCAACTGACAGGCAAGATCGAAGACCTCAATTTCCAGTTGCTGCAAATGCAGGAGCAGATGCGCAAGGTGCAGGAAGATAACGAGTTCCGTTTTCAGGAACTGGAAAAGAAGGGTGGCGGCGGCAAGAAAACGGACGCCGGTGGCAAGGGCGATCGTACGATCGCCGATGCTGCGCCTTCACGGACAACGGGGGAGGCATCGCCAGATGCCTCCGCTTATCCCGCGGCGCCGTCACGGACGTCGCCGTCAGACAGCACCGATTCCGCTGCTATTGATCCTCAGGCCAATGCTCCCGCTACCGCGCAGCCAGGCGAACCGCCGCGCGAGCTCGGGCAGATCGAGTTTGATGCCAATGGCAACGTAATCGGTGGTTCGAAGAACGATACGCCTGCGTCTGGGGCCAATCCGAACCTTGCTTCGCTGCCGCAGACCGATGATCCCAATGCACTGTACAGGCAGGCCTATCAATTGTTTCTGTCCGGAGACTATCGCAATGCCGAGGCGGCCTTCCGCAGCCATATCGAGCGATTCCCGAAAGACCCTTCCGACCCTGATGCCCGCTACTGGCTTGGCGAATCGCTCTACGGTCAGGAGCGCTATCAGGATGCGGCTTCTGTTTTCATTGACAATCACAAGCAATTTCCTGACGCCAAGAAGAGCCCAGAAAATCTTCTCAAGCTGGGCATGACTCTGGCGAAGATGCAGGATCACGATGTTGCCTGCGCTACCTTTGCCACTGTGAGCACGCGTTACCCCAGTCTCTCAGCCGCGCTCAAAGAGCGCGTGAAGAATGAACGTGCCGCCAACAAATGCTGA
- the tilS gene encoding tRNA lysidine(34) synthetase TilS: MNVPPTNADNRPDPEAIFGAIDFDRLTTVVVAVSGGSDSLALLFLLDDLRKARPFFPRILAVTVDHELRPESAEEALYVAGLCKAAGLSHRVLNWTGPKPASGISAKARDIRYALLCKAASEAGTDMVLTGHTLDDQNETFMMRSARGGERGLAGMAPATLLDREIWLIRPLLGITRERLRRYLRDRGIEWRDDPSNTNPIYERVRVRDALQKHDRDGIQPLIAEKALKRQTLNSEAAALLQNCVTVVNGIRAEVKLECFCSRPDEAQYLAVGVLLSVLGGQPFLPSAEECAKVVRHLCETDISGRMSLGRCIIQRGKTIATIYREMRSIPDIVVEPDSSLIWDGRYRISNGTREPVRIMASGDTGLAFLKDSGIGEVHRASVTSSPMLLSNGRIMAVPALKDHGNVPAGVVVVRHVALFDHILSGYDEILAASVAKLFGLQDYRRFSVNQIDKK, from the coding sequence ATGAACGTGCCGCCAACAAATGCTGATAATCGCCCTGATCCGGAAGCGATTTTCGGTGCGATCGACTTTGACAGGCTGACAACGGTCGTCGTGGCCGTTTCCGGCGGCAGCGATTCCCTCGCATTGCTTTTCCTTCTTGACGATCTGCGCAAGGCAAGGCCGTTCTTTCCCCGTATTCTGGCTGTGACTGTTGATCATGAGTTGCGACCGGAATCGGCTGAAGAGGCATTGTATGTGGCCGGGCTGTGCAAGGCAGCTGGTCTTTCGCACCGGGTCCTGAACTGGACTGGTCCAAAACCCGCTTCGGGCATTTCCGCCAAGGCCCGGGATATTCGCTATGCGCTTCTGTGCAAGGCTGCCAGCGAGGCCGGGACCGATATGGTTTTGACCGGTCACACACTCGACGATCAGAACGAGACCTTCATGATGCGCTCTGCGCGTGGCGGCGAAAGAGGTCTTGCCGGCATGGCGCCTGCTACCCTGCTGGACCGGGAAATCTGGCTCATCAGGCCGCTGCTCGGCATCACACGCGAACGGCTTCGCCGGTATCTGCGGGATAGGGGTATTGAATGGCGGGACGACCCTTCCAACACAAACCCCATATATGAGCGGGTGCGCGTCAGGGATGCGCTGCAAAAGCATGATCGTGATGGCATTCAGCCGCTGATTGCGGAAAAAGCCTTGAAGCGGCAGACGCTCAACAGCGAGGCGGCGGCGCTTTTGCAAAATTGCGTTACCGTCGTCAACGGTATTCGCGCTGAAGTGAAGCTGGAGTGTTTTTGCAGCCGTCCGGATGAGGCACAATATCTTGCCGTAGGGGTGCTGTTGTCGGTGCTGGGCGGTCAGCCATTCCTCCCATCGGCAGAAGAATGCGCCAAGGTGGTGCGCCATCTTTGCGAGACGGATATTTCCGGTCGCATGAGCCTTGGCCGTTGCATCATTCAGCGCGGCAAGACAATTGCGACCATTTACCGGGAGATGCGATCAATCCCGGATATCGTGGTTGAGCCTGACAGTTCGCTTATCTGGGATGGCCGTTACCGCATATCGAACGGTACACGAGAACCAGTACGGATCATGGCGAGCGGTGACACAGGATTGGCTTTTTTAAAGGATAGCGGGATCGGGGAGGTCCATCGGGCTTCGGTTACATCCAGCCCCATGCTGCTGTCCAATGGCCGGATTATGGCTGTCCCGGCGTTGAAGGATCACGGGAATGTGCCCGCCGGTGTTGTGGTGGTCAGGCATGTTGCCCTGTTCGATCATATCCTTTCAGGCTATGATGAAATACTTGCTGCCAGCGTGGCAAAATTGTTTGGTTTGCAGGATTACAGGCGATTTTCTGTAAACCAGATTGATAAGAAATGA
- the ftsH gene encoding ATP-dependent zinc metalloprotease FtsH, with protein sequence MNPNYRNFALWAIIALLLIALFNLFQSPSQRSASSDVAYSKFISDVNDGKVKSVVIAGNRITGAYIDGTTTFQTYSPGDTGLVARLESKNVQIAARPENDGSTSIVSMLINWLPMILIVGVWIFFMRQMQGGSRGAMGFGKSKAKLLTEAHGRVTFQDVAGVDEAKEDLEEIVEFLRDAQKFQRLGGRIPRGVLLVGPPGTGKTLLARAIAGEANVPFFTISGSDFVEMFVGVGASRVRDMFEQAKKNAPCIIFIDEIDAVGRHRGAGLGGGNDEREQTLNQLLVEMDGFEANEGVILIAATNRPDVLDPALLRPGRFDRQVVVPNPDVSGREKILKVHARNVPLAPNVDLKVLARGTPGFSGADLMNLVNEAALMAARRNKRLVTMLEFEDAKDKIMMGAERRSTAMTQAEKELTAYHEAGHAIVALNVAVADPLHKATIIPRGRALGMVMQLPEGDRYSMSYKWMISRLAIMMGGRIAEELKFGKENITSGASSDIEQATKLARAMVTRWGFSDKLGQVAYGENQEEVFLGHSVARTQNVSEETAQLIDAEVRKLIEDAYTQARTILTKKKKEWIAIAEGLLEYETLTGEEIKALMIGNKPARDLGDDTPPSRGSAVPKAGSAKKPRKGDEPDKGLEPQPQS encoded by the coding sequence ATGAATCCTAACTACCGGAACTTCGCACTGTGGGCGATTATCGCTTTGCTTCTGATTGCGTTGTTCAATCTTTTTCAAAGCCCTTCTCAACGTTCGGCATCCAGCGATGTGGCTTATTCAAAGTTCATCAGCGATGTGAATGATGGCAAGGTTAAAAGTGTAGTGATTGCTGGCAACCGTATTACCGGCGCCTATATTGACGGCACTACAACGTTCCAGACCTATTCTCCCGGCGATACCGGTCTTGTTGCGCGTCTTGAGAGCAAGAATGTGCAGATCGCCGCGCGTCCGGAAAATGATGGCTCGACATCCATTGTCAGCATGTTGATCAACTGGCTGCCGATGATCCTGATCGTTGGCGTGTGGATTTTCTTCATGCGCCAGATGCAGGGCGGCTCGCGCGGTGCCATGGGCTTTGGTAAGTCGAAAGCCAAGCTTTTGACCGAGGCGCATGGCCGCGTGACATTTCAGGATGTTGCTGGCGTTGATGAAGCCAAGGAAGATCTGGAAGAAATCGTTGAGTTTCTGCGCGATGCGCAGAAGTTCCAGCGGCTTGGCGGACGCATTCCGCGTGGTGTGCTGCTTGTAGGCCCTCCCGGTACCGGTAAGACGCTTCTGGCGCGCGCCATTGCTGGCGAAGCCAATGTGCCGTTCTTCACCATATCCGGTTCCGATTTTGTTGAAATGTTCGTGGGTGTCGGCGCATCACGTGTCCGTGACATGTTCGAACAGGCAAAGAAGAATGCGCCCTGCATTATCTTCATCGACGAAATCGATGCGGTTGGCCGTCATCGCGGCGCCGGTCTTGGCGGCGGTAACGATGAACGCGAGCAGACGCTGAACCAGTTGCTGGTCGAGATGGACGGCTTTGAAGCCAATGAAGGCGTCATTCTGATTGCAGCCACCAACCGTCCTGATGTTCTTGACCCTGCATTGCTGCGTCCGGGCCGTTTCGACCGTCAGGTTGTCGTGCCTAACCCGGATGTGTCTGGCCGTGAGAAGATTCTGAAAGTTCACGCCCGCAATGTTCCGCTGGCACCAAATGTCGATCTGAAAGTGTTGGCACGCGGTACGCCCGGCTTCTCCGGTGCTGATCTGATGAACCTTGTCAACGAAGCCGCCCTGATGGCAGCGCGCCGCAACAAGCGCCTTGTCACCATGCTCGAATTCGAAGATGCCAAGGACAAGATCATGATGGGCGCCGAGCGCCGCTCGACAGCCATGACCCAGGCGGAAAAAGAACTGACCGCTTATCACGAAGCCGGTCACGCCATTGTGGCTCTGAATGTTGCTGTTGCAGATCCTCTGCACAAGGCAACGATCATTCCGCGCGGCCGCGCACTTGGTATGGTCATGCAGTTGCCGGAAGGTGATCGCTATTCGATGAGCTATAAGTGGATGATCTCGCGTCTGGCCATCATGATGGGCGGCCGTATTGCCGAAGAGTTGAAGTTCGGCAAGGAGAACATCACGTCTGGTGCATCATCCGATATCGAACAGGCAACGAAACTTGCCCGCGCGATGGTCACCCGCTGGGGCTTCTCCGACAAGCTCGGTCAGGTGGCATATGGCGAGAATCAGGAAGAAGTGTTCCTTGGTCACTCGGTTGCCCGCACGCAGAATGTGTCTGAAGAAACGGCACAGCTGATTGATGCGGAAGTGCGTAAACTGATCGAAGATGCCTATACGCAGGCGCGTACCATTCTGACGAAGAAGAAGAAGGAATGGATCGCGATTGCCGAAGGCTTGCTCGAATATGAGACGCTGACCGGCGAAGAGATCAAGGCACTGATGATCGGCAATAAACCGGCCCGTGATCTCGGCGACGATACACCTCCGTCGCGTGGTTCGGCTGTTCCGAAAGCCGGTTCAGCCAAGAAGCCGCGCAAGGGCGACGAGCCTGACAAGGGGCTCGAGCCACAGCCGCAGTCCTGA
- the glmM gene encoding phosphoglucosamine mutase codes for MARKYFGTDGIRGLANAYPMTPDIAMKVGMAVGLAFKRGNHRNRVVIGKDTRLSGYMIENALVAGFTSTGMDVFLLGPIPTPAVAMLCRSLRADIGVMISASHNPYHDNGIKLFGPDGFKLSDEIELEIERLMDEDLSSRLSSFDALGRAKRVDGDIYRYIEFAKRTMPKNISLDGLRIVVDCANGAAYKVAPAALWELGADVITINDKPNGTNINEDCGSTHPLSLIKKVHEVRADIGIALDGDADRVLIVDEKGSIIDGDQLMAVIAQSWQESDRLIGGGVVATVMSNLGFERFLGDRGLTLARTNVGDRYVVEHMRNHGFNIGGEQSGHIVISDFSTTGDGLVSALQILAVVQEEGKPVSEVCRKFEPVPQVLKNIRTAGGKPLDDKKVKTAIDDARDRLGKSGRLVIRPSGTEPLIRVMAEGDDSQLVDTVVNDIISVISSVKSAA; via the coding sequence ATGGCTCGAAAATATTTCGGCACCGATGGTATTCGTGGACTGGCGAATGCCTATCCCATGACCCCCGATATTGCGATGAAGGTTGGCATGGCTGTCGGGCTCGCCTTTAAACGTGGCAATCACCGTAATCGGGTGGTGATTGGCAAGGATACACGTCTTTCGGGCTATATGATCGAGAACGCCCTGGTGGCAGGTTTTACCTCAACGGGTATGGATGTGTTCCTGCTTGGACCCATTCCGACACCTGCTGTAGCCATGCTTTGCCGCTCGTTGCGCGCTGATATCGGCGTGATGATCTCCGCATCGCACAATCCTTACCATGACAATGGCATCAAGCTTTTTGGCCCGGATGGTTTCAAGCTTTCCGACGAGATCGAACTTGAGATTGAGCGTCTGATGGACGAGGATCTCTCAAGTCGCCTGTCCAGCTTTGACGCATTGGGGCGGGCAAAGCGTGTTGATGGTGATATTTATCGCTATATCGAATTTGCCAAGCGGACCATGCCAAAAAACATCTCGCTGGATGGCCTGCGGATCGTCGTGGATTGCGCCAATGGCGCTGCTTACAAGGTTGCTCCTGCCGCGCTGTGGGAACTTGGCGCCGATGTCATTACGATCAATGACAAGCCAAACGGCACGAACATTAACGAAGATTGCGGTTCCACCCATCCTTTGAGCTTGATCAAGAAAGTCCATGAAGTCAGGGCAGATATCGGCATTGCACTTGATGGCGATGCGGACCGGGTTCTTATCGTTGATGAAAAAGGTTCGATCATCGATGGCGATCAGCTGATGGCGGTGATTGCCCAGTCATGGCAGGAATCCGACCGGCTTATCGGCGGCGGCGTCGTCGCAACGGTTATGTCCAATCTTGGTTTTGAACGGTTTCTGGGGGATCGCGGCCTGACATTGGCCCGCACCAATGTCGGCGATCGCTATGTGGTTGAGCATATGCGCAATCATGGTTTCAATATTGGCGGCGAACAATCAGGCCATATTGTTATCTCTGATTTCTCGACAACCGGCGACGGTCTTGTCTCTGCCCTGCAGATTCTGGCGGTTGTTCAGGAAGAGGGAAAGCCTGTGAGCGAGGTTTGCCGCAAGTTCGAACCGGTGCCTCAGGTTCTCAAGAACATTCGCACGGCGGGTGGCAAGCCGCTTGACGACAAGAAGGTCAAGACTGCGATTGACGATGCACGTGATCGGCTTGGCAAATCAGGGCGTCTTGTTATTCGTCCGTCAGGCACGGAGCCTCTTATCCGCGTTATGGCTGAAGGGGATGACAGCCAGCTCGTAGATACGGTTGTCAACGACATTATCTCGGTGATTTCATCGGTCAAATCAGCAGCCTGA
- a CDS encoding outer membrane protein: protein MGILNKYAAIGAALLCLGAIPAHAADLVEAPVVEVQQFGGWYLRGDIGMSNQRLDKLDYFDFANAEQHGFLDKGDFDSGITGQIGIGYQFNDWLRADVTGQYRGKTEFSALDFYSNPSLGQYGTNQYHAKKSEWLFLANAYADLGTFSGITPYLGAGIGASRNTISNFTDDNILNAGGGYASDGSKWNLAWALHAGVGIKATDRMTIDLGYSYVDLGDAKTGTFYNLNGSTRNQAVTFKDITSHDFKVGVRYAF from the coding sequence ATGGGCATTCTCAACAAATATGCTGCGATTGGTGCAGCTCTACTGTGCCTCGGGGCAATCCCGGCCCACGCTGCGGATCTCGTGGAAGCGCCAGTTGTGGAAGTTCAGCAGTTTGGTGGCTGGTATCTGCGCGGCGATATCGGCATGAGCAATCAGCGACTTGATAAGCTGGATTATTTCGACTTTGCCAATGCGGAGCAGCATGGTTTTCTGGATAAGGGAGATTTTGACTCAGGCATCACGGGCCAGATCGGTATCGGTTATCAGTTCAACGATTGGCTTCGCGCTGACGTAACAGGTCAGTATCGTGGCAAGACAGAGTTCAGCGCTCTTGATTTTTATTCGAACCCATCACTGGGGCAGTACGGGACGAATCAATACCACGCGAAGAAATCCGAATGGCTGTTCCTCGCCAACGCCTATGCTGATCTTGGTACATTCAGTGGCATTACGCCCTATCTTGGTGCTGGTATCGGTGCATCTCGTAACACGATCTCCAATTTCACGGATGATAACATCCTCAATGCCGGGGGCGGATATGCCAGCGATGGTTCCAAATGGAACCTTGCCTGGGCACTGCATGCCGGTGTGGGAATCAAGGCGACCGACCGTATGACCATTGATCTTGGATATAGTTATGTTGATCTGGGTGACGCCAAGACCGGCACGTTCTACAATTTGAATGGCTCAACCCGCAATCAGGCTGTTACCTTCAAAGACATCACGTCGCATGACTTCAAGGTGGGCGTGCGCTACGCTTTCTGA